One bacterium genomic region harbors:
- a CDS encoding transposase, which yields MPRKPRLDAPGALHHVIVRGIEGGEIFRSKIDYKDFLMRLEKIIVENKAKLYAWALIPNHLHLLV from the coding sequence ATGCCAAGGAAACCTAGATTAGATGCTCCCGGAGCTTTACATCATGTGATCGTTCGAGGGATTGAAGGAGGGGAAATATTCAGGAGCAAGATTGATTACAAAGATTTTCTAATGCGGTTGGAGAAAATAATTGTAGAGAATAAAGCAAAGCTATATGCTTGGGCATTGATTCCTAATCATCTTCATCTTTTGGT